A stretch of DNA from Diospyros lotus cultivar Yz01 chromosome 14, ASM1463336v1, whole genome shotgun sequence:
ACCCAAAACAAACATTgcttgtgcatatatatatactttgctAAAATGCATATTTAACCCTATTATCTCTTATATTTCTTTGAActttactttatttaaaaaaaaaactcacatgAACCTTATTTCTATATTCAAATTAACCTTTGCACGTCTTAGGCATCAGTTTTAAATAAGCATGTAATATAGAACATCacacaaaacttaaaataaacCATTTTGAGTAGTTTTTAGAATTGTCAAATTATAATTGATTAGCACAACCAACAACTATTTTTAGGGGGCGTTTGGTACggaaaaagtttttaaattcctgAGATTGATGATTCTATATAAAaacaatgtcatttttttacacattatgtatatatatgcatgtgtatatatataatatataaacataatataatattttataataaataatataaatatattctaatatatatgtttatatataataaataaataataaataataaatatttatatattacatatatataatatgtttgtatggggttataaaagggtaagaggtgttttaatatttttctttattaaaaacattCCCAAGTTCATAGAAAATTTGGATTCCCAACCCcccataaaaatatttttgtgggaaagttgcttaaaaatcattctcttgaatcctattttttagtattctttttatgaaaaagtTGTACCAAACATGGAAATATAAATTCCCAACCTAACATTtccaagaattttaaaatttttcctatACCAAACGTCCcctaaaaaattgttttctttctttcttatccCTGATAatgcgttttttttttaatcaaaacacttttatgagtttttttatgatatcttgTTAAAATTGTACTAAGTATTTTTATTCAAGTCagaaggcttttttttttttttttttgctgcgaatataaaatagaaatttaaagtttgtactttgaaaacaaaaataaaagtaaaaaataaaattattttagataaaattacaccaatcaatatttaaaattataaatattacagtcattaaataatattaattaacaaaatacttTTATCAAGTTTCTTTCcaataatgttattattaataaaattatttttttcaattattgaccaaatgcatataaaaaacattttttgtaAAGTCAAACACTAAATTATGGTTCTTGTGAATCATCATATGACAAAAATCTCACAAGAAAGGCTGACGGGTTACTTCGATGCCTATTTGGATTGGATACCAGGTTGAAAACCTGATCCACCTTCTTTTAAATGATAATGCTACACGAACATAAACTTGGACAACTTTGTGAACAACTATAATTTCTAGCGATATTTTCATATcaaaatattgcaagattttATACCGCCATACTCTATTTATCCCTTTACCCCCTCacttactctctctctcatattccCCTTATCTCGCCTCATTCTTGTCTAGTATCCGTTGTCCGCAGCCGTTGAAACCGCCACCTCCGCCTCTATCTCCGCCTGATCGCCGCCATCACCTTCGtctcccccccctctctctgggtcacacatatataaatatacaatatatttaataaaaatgtaattgaatataattttcagttaaatatatatattttaaatgaaagtATAAACTAAatagagatataataaataatatattttggtttaaaaatatttttatgttatttatttgtattatttgctaaaatataatattatgattttatacaactttacatataatttttatttttataaaatgttatatataatttttgatttttgtattttgttacgaataatgctattggtacacctttgtgtacaccttggactacacaaaggtgtaccaatgacaaaaatatccctcatggAGAGCATAGAGGCGTGTGAGGCGCatgatattttggtcataatatttcttgtgtagtccaagatgtacaaaaatagtGTACATGTAACATGATTCTTTTGCTATTGATAATAGtgaatctcaaccatccatccATTTTTCTGTCCAATGCCTATCTTGTAAGATTTTTATCAGTTTGCAAAATAGAAATGTTACATTTATATGCTAAGTGTGTGGGTGGCCTTGGATTTGGATGACAACAAATAATTAGTAGTAGTAGTAAGGGAATATTGTGATTCTTTGTCCAGAAAACACAATTCAATACAACAgaataaacattaaattaataatttttttctaccTATTAATTACACATcctaataaattgaaaattgttGACTGCGAAACACAACAAATGATTATggtctttaaatattattattatacaaataACAAATATTCCATTATGCAGACATCCCAATAAGTCTTTATTTTAAGGCAAATATATGCTTTCAAGGTATGTATATTTGTCAAAAATTCATATGCACTCCATTGTACAGTGTATAAGGGGATAATCATAACTATTCAAcatattgtaaaatattttgatctttAGTGGGTGGGGGCGACCCGCTGGGGGTGAGGACAGGGGGAACCATGTAGGGGCGAAGGCGGTGCTGTGCAAGCGGCTGGCTAGGGGAGGGGCGATGGCAGTTCGAGCGATGGTGTAGTGGGGGCGAGCCAGGGGCGGAGCCAATGTAGGCCCAGTAAAGGCCTTGGCCCACCATTGATTTTGGCCTGCACTCAGTCCTGCTAGAAAATTGGGTATTTTGAAACCCTCCCTCAATCAGTTCCTGTCTCGCTCGCCCGCTGCTAATCCCCTctgttcttctccctctcttgcaCTAGCTCTCGCTCACTGCCGCCGGCTTCCACTTCctgtctctctccctcacttGCTCCGGCCTCCCTCCGTGCCTCCGTCGGATTGGACGACTCTAACCATCGCTGAGGTGAGGTCGCCGCTGGCTCGTTCGTTCGCCTCGCTCACCCTCCTCGGTCGCTCACTCGCTCGCATCGCTCAGTCCGTCAGTCGTTGTCGCTCTTACCTCTTGCTTGTTGTTTGCAGCGTTGCTGTCTCTCTGGGCCTCTGGCTCCGTCGGTCGTTGGTGTCGCCGCCTCTGTCTCGTCCTCGTCGGAGTCGCCTACCGAGGGAAAGGGGTTTCTAGGAGATGGGAGagtgagtgagagtgagagtggCACTGAGCGTCTCAgtgaaagagagaatgagatgaGAGTGAAACAGATCAAGGGTAAACTAGTAATTTTATTAGAGGATTAATATGgtaattttattagaattatctaagggaaattctatttgcaaccatagaATTTGCTATTCGTAACCAgtctaattaaaatattaaattttactatttgcaaccacacttattattttttgcaaCCATTTACATGCCAAATATACCCTCCACACACTCAACCCTTAAAAATTACGCCCACGCGCATCAAATCctattattcttcttctccttctcctcctcctccttcttcttcttcttcttcttctctgacAGCGCCGCCGACTTTGCTTGCCTCGCCCACTTTGCTTGTCTCGTATAGTCTGTTGGAATCCCCCAAATCGCATAACCAGATAAAAATTTTGCCTTCTAGTTTGATTTCATATAAATGCGATAGTGTTGGAACTCATCGGAGTTCTCAGAAGCCGGCTGATGCTTGGTTATCGCCCGAACCTAGGCGTTCGGGGGAACCCACACCCCCGAATCTCAGTGTTCGGGGGAACGTCAACTCTCGAACAACGAGTTTCGGGGGGCTGGGGCTCCCCCGAACCCCGCTGTTCGGGGGGCAATTAGCTCCCCCGAACAGCGATGTTCGGGGGAGCTAATTGCCCCCCGAACAATGGGGTTCAGGGGAGCCCCAGCCCCCCGAAACTCGTTGTTCGGGGGGCTGGGGCTTCCCCGAACCtcattgtaataatattttattaactttatttaataatattatcccattgtaataatattttattttagtatttgttgttagattttatttaaattaactttatttaatttataataaaatatcataaatttaatataaataaaaataaatataattttattacgatttgtatttaattaaaaaaaattaaaataaaattaaagcaacattaattcaaaaaaaatataatattaatccaaatatttggGGAACGATCATtcagaataatttatatacttttgaaattatttatataaaatcattatatatatgtatatagttataatatataatagtataatatacatatattatataatatatataatagtattataatatataatatattatacacatTTACATTCTCCCGAACCCTGAAGTTCGGGAGAATGGATagtatgcatattatatattattatataacatatataatattatattaattatataatatgttatataatgcAATTCAGGAGAGTTGCATTCTCCCGAACCTCAACTCTCCCGAATTCATAATTtcgagaaaaataattttttttgaatttatggaTTCGggagaaaatttttttttcgaatcTATGAATTCGGGGTGCTTACCGAATCTTGAAATTCGGGATTTCTCGAACACCCCGAACACTGGGGTTCGGGGCATCTCCTAGCCCCCGAATCCCGAGGTTCGGGGGCATCCCCCAACCCTGAAGTTCGGGTGGGTTTCAAggcgtattttttattttttaattaatcttatttttttaattcatccctcttctatgtatatgtaaattatgttattgaacTAGTGATAGATGTTGTAAATTGTATTGTTTCTCAACAAAACAGGAATAGGAATACTCGTTATCTTTTTCGTCAAACTCTACGTAAATAATAATGGATAATAATCTTCCATCACTAGTAGTGACTGCTGATAGTATTGGTAATTGGTTATGGCGAGAAGAATTGGCCTGAGCAATATTTAGTATTGAATAATAGTGATTACGTAATGCTAAGTATTGAATAATAGTGATTGTGCAATATTCAGTGGGTGAGTAAAGTAATTATGGTGATCGTGATTGAGAAATTGAGTGAACGCGCGTGAAAAGTAATGATGGGTGGTTGAGTGtcaaagatttaaattaagggtaaatatgaatttttatttcaagatattttaaaaatattataaataagttgtgaaaagtaaaatatatgattgcaaatagaatttcccattaTCTAACTTTCTGTACGTGTAGCATTATCCTCTTTTAAAACCCTTGGCACCATAATCAAAAGCTagggtttctttcttcttctcttgtaaAGACTTCGTCGTCGCGTACCATGGTTCGTTTCTCAACGGATGCTTTTATCTTAGGGCTTCACTTTTCGCTCAATCTCCtttgtgttgttgttgttgatgtcGATCTTTTGCGAATGGTTATTGATTGATTGTTCTTGTGTCTGATGAATGACGCGTTAAGCCTCAAGGAGATTACATAGACCTTCACAGGAAGAGGCATGGCTATCGCCATGACCACTTCGAGCGCAAACGCAAGAAGGAGGCTCGCGAAGTTCACAAGCGATCCCAAATTGCTCAGAAGGTTTGATTTTTCCCCATATTGCTCTTAAGTATTTGCTACATTTATCTGAAATTTCTCAATTTGAAATTGTGCAGGCTCTGGGTATCAAGGGCAAGATGTTTGCTAAGAAACGCTATGCTGAAAAGGCCCAAATGAAGAAGACGTGAGTGTATTTCTTACCGTTTACTTGGGTTCTCATTGTTTTTTCGCCTGGGTAACTGAATTCTTAATTAAAAGATTATCAATTAAGTTCATAAATTGGTTAAACTTTGAACTTTGTTACTTATTTGTGTTTTCTGGAAAACAGTGAGCTTCTAGTTCTCTTGGCTTGTGAAACTGTTATCTTTGGATAATCTCCTGAGGCCATATTCAGAGGGAGGGAATGACATTAAATCATCTGATCTCTCTGAATAAGATTTATGCCTAACTCAATAAGTTCTTAGTAAGGGTTTGAGAGCTCATATGCTGgagattaaatatatatatattttttggttgAGTTGCTTTGGCATGATTTTAAAGAGCAAGCTACATATTTTTGGTTAACGGGGGGAAAAAGAGTGTGGGGGGATAATGGGATATTTTGTTgcagtcaaatttgaaattgagcTGGAATATATATTAAGTTGGCATACAAAGGAATGTTTCTAACTAAAAGAgaggtttaattttcaaaatgttagtggtaagaaaatgatatttttggtGCATACATGTGTTGATCAAGCAATATTATTTTTCCTGCGATGCTGGTgcctcttttcccttttctttcttgttttgggaataaaaaaaaataatacctaGCCTTTTGTTGGTATCAATAAGATAGAGTAGAAGCCTTTGAGAAGGTGGGGCAGAAACTGCAACCAGTTTgataaaccctaaacccttcTCATTATAGggttaaattattaatgattttattccTCGTGAATTTGGTGCAGCTATACAAGTGTATATACTAAGTAGACATGCAAGCAAAATTGTTTACTAACTCATCCAAAAAGTATAAATGCCTTTACAACCTGTTTTAATCTAGGATTTCAGAGTGGAATGGTTAGTTAAGAATTGAGGAATACACATTTTAATATGAGGCAAGctataatttcaattttaaaaagaaacagagaacTGTCATGTCCTTGACCCAAAAACTTTGTATCTAGAGGAGTCCATCGTGTTCTGATCTTAGTTATGCTAtgattttactttattttcataatatcTGTACATATATAGTGtattttatttctgttttcattGTAGATTGTGactgaccaaaaaaaaaaaaaaaaagattgcaattcttttgtttcatatGTACTTGTTTATACAGGTTGGCTATGCATGAAGAATCATCAACCAGGCGAAAAGTGGATGATAATGTTCATGAGGGAGCTGTTCCTGCTTATCTACTTGATCGTGAAACAACTACAAGAGCAAAGGTATGCCTACTGGTAGCTTAGATGATAGTTCTTTAACCAAATTCGTGAATTTATGCAATTTGGCTGAGATTGACCCTGTAATGTAACTCAGAACCATTTAATCCTGTCTGCAGGTTCTCAGCAATACTGTaaagcaaaagagaaaagagaaagctGGGAAATGGGACGTTCCTCTACCAAAGGTAGGATTTTCTCAGCGGATAATAGCTTTTTTGCGTGCTTTTTCTTGCATTTACTTTATTGTCATGGGAAGATGATATGCAGTTGTTTATAAGCTATTACATTTTGCAAGTACGGAAGATGATATGTAGTTGTTTATCACCAGACATttgattaaagaaaagaaagtgccCGATCTTTCTGTTCTTTCCTGCaccaaaaaatgtaaattttacaTGTAAATCAACTGAACATAATTTAGTTCTGATCACACTGGTCCAGACTTCAGATTGACTTCTTGTAGAATGGCATATCCTGCTACCTGGCAATTGTTTGTTTGGGCTCTGGAgtctgttttatttgtaaaatttgaaTAGTCAAGAGAAATAATGTGTTTCTTTAATATGTTTGCTTTTGATCTTCACTACTTCCTGAGTTATTGTTCTGATTTTGCTAATGTTACAttctgtttattttgttttgggtCCTATTTATCCTGATTGTAGAACTTCTTTGTATGGATAtggtgtaataattacataggTCTTGGTTTTCCAAAGAATGTCATTAGTGAATCCTATCACAGGGTTTCTCCCAagtctataaaaataaaaaagaatttattccctttttttttttcaacttcttTTTGTTAGATAGGTTTAATGTTTGTGTATTTACATGTTAGCAAATGTTGAATTTGCCATAAAGGGCACGACAGCATGCTGATAACAATTGTTGAGTATTTATTTTCCTACTCCTTCAGGTCAGGCCTGTGGCAGAAGACGAAATGTTTAGAGTGATCAGAACCGGTAAACGAAAAAGTAAGTGCTTTTGTGTTGGCTTTGCTCTTtctggttttaattttttagcatgAATTATGCCGCTAAAGTCTCTTCACTGATGCATACTTGATAGTCTGCACATTCTTTGTCCcaatcatttttgttgttacTGGTTAGATGTCTTGTAAAATTGGCTGgatatgatttattttaggTTTTAATGTGAATAGCTAGTACCAGCCAAgtgaaatgatttatttttagatttctaCCTAGGAATGTTGCTCGATTTCGATGTGAGTGATCCTTAATGTAGTGTGAAAGTAACTCCATTACAACTAGGGTTTCATGGTTTCGGAATACTGAAGCAATCTATTTAGATGTGCTTTTATGATCTCTCTATACATATGCTGAAAAGGCTGGCTGCATGCAACAACCCTCTTGGCCCGACATTGATGAGACTTTGTACTGCACTACATTTTCTAAAAACACAACCAGTTAGCTTATTTTGTGCATTAGGGGCACAGTAATGCCAAGATAGTTCATTGGAATAGGTTTTAACCATTCCTAAGAGTGAGTTGACACCCGCAAACAGATGTTTTAATACAATTGCAATgtatatttctcaaaattggTCTTGTACATGCCTTGTGAGGCTATAAGATGACAGATGCTCCATAGCCGTGCTAATGCTCCTGCTGCTTATGTTTGGTCTTTTTACAGCCAAGCAGTGGAAGAGGATGGTCACCAAAGTCACATTTGTAGGACCTGGTTTTACAAGGAAGCCTCCAAAGTATGAGCGTTTCATCCGCCCTACAGGATTGCGTTTCACTAAAGCCCACGTGACACATCCTGAACTGAAATGCACATTCAATCTTGAAATCATCGGAGTGAAGAAAAATCCAAACGGGCAAATGTACACCTCCCTTGGGGTTGTGACTAAAGGAACCATTATTGAGGTAAATTTTATGCACTTAAAAATGTATTGTTTGTAGGATCTCCAGCCTTTGCTGACCGTAAGTTGCTTTCAGTATTGTTAGCGGGCATGATTCTAATTCCATTACGTGGGTACTTGATTAGTAACATTGCCCCTTTCAGGTGAATGTAAGTGAACTAGGTCTCGTCACACCAGCCGGAAAAGTGGTGTGGGGTAAGAAGATACTAACTGgcatccctttttcttttttttccttgagaagccatttttttttcttttaagtttctTGTTTAGTGTAGACTTCATTTACCCATATATTTTGGATGATGCAGGGAAGTACGCCCAAGTGACAAATAATCCAGAAAATGATGGTTGCATAAATGCCGTTCTCCTCGTCTAGAAAGGGTAGCGAAAACAGATGGCACACCTCAATTTTGGCCCTGCATTAATGTATTACATTTTGTATGAACAAGCCTATTTATTTTGATACCTAAGTACGCATTCATGAGTTTAGGTTCTTTATCCAAGAGGATGATGTCTCGCAGCCACTTCTCAAACTCAACGCCAGGCCGAGCAGGCCCGTAATTTTTGAATATCCCtttaacatataaccaaaagACAAAAACAGCAGGGATTATTATATTGGGAGATTTTTTGTTACATGcatgatgtgtgtgtgtgggtatgTGTTGTGATAGACTGGTCTTTGCTTTCGCCGTTCGTTTCTTTTTCAATCAAGATACGGATGGTGGCCAGCGATGGTCGACCACTGCCACCTTCAGGGATCATTCTAATTACCGTCTCATTTCAATACCAAGAGTCTCCTTGTaactaaacaaaattaaatgccCCCATCCCCCTATCCTTTTGGATTCCACTAATTTTATCAAGGGTctaaaaaataactaactctaatttgtaaaaataaatacttgGTCATTGACAGTATGATTGGTGAGAGTTTGGCAGCTGATTATAGCGTGAAAGtatcttaatatataattacaaaaataattccAAACCATTTCTTCGAAAAACCCAAATCCAGTTGTATTGCAATTTTGTGCACTCAGTAACGTGACAGTTAATTTGgaataaaaaagttattttaggaatctctttttcaaaatatgtttttttctcctctctcctcttccttttctctcgTTGCCTTTCTCCTGTCGTCACCTCCCCTCTGTTGCTGCATCCTTCTTTCCCTAAAAGAGAGACTCAGCCCGCGCCCCGGCCCCCGCCTCCCCGGCCGCGGGGCGagcacacacatacacaaatcGAGGAGAATCACGTTATCCGTTAAAATAGAGTCCACAACATTGCCCTTCTTCCCAAAGATATATTCCTAAACCCATTAACCGGGTGTCGTAGTCCCTGCTGGCAAAAAGTGATCTGAAAGAAtcttttttattacttttgttggaaaatatCGTTACCAGTGCTTTATTGTTATAGATAAGTTGTCTACGTAGTTAAAtacgtgtaaataaaaaataaaaaataaaaaataaatagatattcaTTGAGAATTTGATTATTgtagtttagttttatttttttaaataaaattaattttagtatattttaattttttcttaagaaTTACTTATATAAACCTTTTTTGGTGTTATATGGTGCTGTCAATAAATGATTCTTCAAAAAgccttttaaatattttactttaataaaaatttattatgtaaataatatttgaacCTCTCTTCTCTAACATAAAATTAACCCTAAATCATTGCACCAAAACTAATATTAATGTGTATGTTGTctgaaaaaaaaactaaaaacgtaaattttaattattttaagtatatgtttGAAATTGTGCGTGCATGTGTCAAACCCTTAATTATTATTACTGCTGGGGCATAGgccataattattattattattagtgaaATTTATTATAACCACCTTTAAAATTTGACATAATTGCAGGAACCACTCTTTATGTAATGACCCATAATTttgcaacaattaattaaacctattaattgataattttgagaaaatttggatACTTGAGTCTAGTTGGGCAAGACCtgatcaaattaaatcaaatggaCTTGATAGGATTTTAAATGGAGTAACTGTGGGGAGAAGATTCATGTctaaaaaggcaaaagaagatCATTAATTAAGGAAGGAAATGGAGATGAAAGGAGGGCAAAAATATTATGGAAGGCACTTTCAGTTAGAGTTGGCAAATGGGTTGGGCGGCCCGCCTCCCAACCTAGCCTAACTCGGTACTGTAGTAAATAGGTGGGACTAGTGTTTTGTTGCTCGGGGTCTGCCTTAGCCCGTTTATTAAGGGCCATAAAGTTGTGCCGGGCCCCAATTTCTCATTGCTCAACCCAGCTTGTCTCTCTCAAAAGTCAAATTTGACCTAACCCACGAAATGGATGGGCCAAATGGGAGGCGGGTGAGGCTAGCCCGACCCGACCATTTTTCAACTCTACTTTCAGTCGGCTAAAGATGGAAGCCTAGGAGTTTTGGTTGACtaaattggagaaaaaaaacTGGTCTTGCTCATTGGACCAGTTTGGTTAACCAATTTTATCCATTTGAAGACTAAACTAAGGCAGAAGAATTCAACCCAACATACTAGACTAGTTTAGTTGATTAGACTAGGCCGACTAATATTAACCAAactagtaaatttttttatgaacaATTCAAATTAAGGCGGGATTTTGGGCTATGATCTTGGAGATTTTAGACATGACTTTGGGCATCAATAACCAATGGCGCTAGGGTTTTGTGTGAAGTAAATGAGGGAGAAGAAGTTgcaagatgtatatatattggcatTAGAGAGGGAATAAGATTCATCTCTAATTCCGTCTCTATTCAAAATAGAGACGAAAATCATCTATCTCTAAATCAGAGAGACAGCTAACTTCCTTCTTTGTTTCCCTTTTCGGtagaaaaatgttaaattattaaaaaaattatgaaaaaaattacaaaaaatataaaactataataattactcaaaaatattttttcctcaCATCAAGTTTGATTGGCAAAGCATTTGCCCATCATTCATGCTTTccatgttaattttttttttttttgtagtttataCCGGTGATTTTTACTTCTCACACCAAGGTGGTTTTTCTTTGTATTCTGTGATTCTTGGTTTATATCTTACTTTGTGTGTGATTTGCTCAACATATTGGAAGTAGAAACAGGACTTAAAATActagaataaattaaataaaaaagaaaaaaaatcacatcATTGTTAgtagaaaaagataaaataatctGTTTTGCTAATTGATAAGAGATATAATCTAATGGCAGATGAGTATGCCAAAGATTCAGAGAAGAACAAACAAAgacaacataaataaaatttgaagtcTTTAAGGGCTTTGTAGTCTTGAGGATGGAAATTGAAGATTCTAAATGAAAACTCACTATAATGTAAtactattttcaaatttattctattaagagcttatttattttgttgatagaATTTCAAAGACCAAAATAAGGTGTTTAAGATAACACGAGCATAATTAAGATATGAATGtgctttaatttaatttatacacacacaaaatacaaaatttgtaAGAATGGATATCCAATTAATTGATTTTTGCCACACAAGCAATACATCAAGCAAATCTAGGTCCAAAATCATCTCAAGCAACACATGATGAATCGATCTCACTCGTCGTCTTcttctccataactcttcacAATCAAAATTGGTTTCTTCTCTTCGATCATAAACAACGCATTGTCATCTTTATAATTagttaaatgatatttttcttctatCTTGTACCCTTAGTTatctatttattaattgaaGTACATAATTATAAGAATAGTTAGTTATTAACATAATAAAAGTAGTtaactattaatattttaaaatttaaaataattttaactatttttattcttggACTATAATATCATTCCTACATATATACTCTATGATTGAAGCAatctagaaaaattatatatgtaaaaaaggtcatttttacaaaaaaataaagataattaaggcaaaaatgattattttattaaaataattacatttatgATGTGgaaaataatgattattttattattttattttatcagaTACAAAAAATTTTCGTCTTTCATTTCAAAGACGGATAAACTTCCGTCTTTGATGTCAAAGACAGAAAAAATTATCTACTCAGAGACgtaaattattatatctttGAATATATCTTTCTGCCTTTGGTTGAGGGAAAAATTCAAGAGATGGAAAATTTTTTGTCTTAGACATTGGACATGTAAAATTTTAGTCTTTAAATTCGTctccacacacacaaaaaaaaaaaaaaaaaaattagagatagaaaaaatcCATCTCTGACATAGAGACgactatttttcatttctaaatcAATCTCTAAAAC
This window harbors:
- the LOC127789559 gene encoding uncharacterized protein LOC127789559; the protein is MPQGDYIDLHRKRHGYRHDHFERKRKKEAREVHKRSQIAQKALGIKGKMFAKKRYAEKAQMKKTLAMHEESSTRRKVDDNVHEGAVPAYLLDRETTTRAKVLSNTVKQKRKEKAGKWDVPLPKVRPVAEDEMFRVIRTGKRKTKQWKRMVTKVTFVGPGFTRKPPKYERFIRPTGLRFTKAHVTHPELKCTFNLEIIGVKKNPNGQMYTSLGVVTKGTIIEVNVSELGLVTPAGKVVWGKYAQVTNNPENDGCINAVLLV